ACCCTGCTCGAGCTCGAGGGCCCGGCCCGCAGCCTGTTAACCGGCGAACGCGCCGCCCTGAATCTCTTGCAGACACTCTCCGGCACCGCCACCCGCACCCGCGCCTATGTCGACCTGATCGAGGACACCGGTGTGCGCCTGCTGGATACCCGCAAGACCCTGCCCGGCCTGCGTCTGGCCCAGAAATACGCAGTGACCTGCGGCGGCGGTTACAACCATCGGGTCGGCCTCTATGACGCCTTCCTGATCAAGGAGAACCATATCGCTGCCTGCGGTGGGATCGCCGCGGCGGTCAAGGAAGCCCGCGACATCGCCAAGGACCTGCCGGTCGAGGTCGAGGTCGAAACCTTCGAAGAGCTCGATCAGGCGCTGGCGGCCAGTGCCGACGTGGTGATGCTCGATAATTTCTCGCTGGATGATCTGCGCGAGGCGGTGCGCCGTGGCAGCGGCCGCGCCACCCTGGAAGCCTCGGGCAACGTCAGCGACGCCACCCTGCGCTCGATCGCCGAGACCGGCGTCGACTGCATCTCCAGCGGCGCCCTGACCAAGGACGTGCAGTCCATCGATCTGTCGATGCGCATCCTGAAAACCGAGACCCGTTGAGCCGGCCACCCCGTCTCTAACGAACCCCGCCCGAAGACGACAACAGCGACTCCGGGCGGGCACTTGCGCATCGACCATTCAGGCGTCCGCTAGGTCTCGACCAGATCCAGCCGCTTGACCAGGCGGATCCGCGGCAGTTGCTCGCCGCCACGCTCTACCCACTCTTCCCCTTCCTGGGACCAGCCGCGCTGGATCAGGCGCGGCGCCAGCATCAGGCTGGCATCGATGCGCACCCGCGCAAGCCCCTGCTCCCGAAACACTCGCTCCGCATGCACCAGCAGGGTGCTGCCGATGCCCCGGCGAGCCAGCGACGGCCAGACATAGAGCGTCTCGATGCGCCCCTCGCCGTCGCCGCCCTGCCCAATTTCCAGAAAGCCCACGCAGCGCCCGTCGCAGGCCGCCACCAGGGTCGGGTGAAGCAGCTGGCGAGCCGCCCAGGCACTGCCCTCACGGGGCAGCACCGACGCCCAGGCACGACGCTGCTCGACGCTGTAGTGCTCGGCCGCGCCCTGCATCACCGCATGATGGAAGACCTCGGCCTGATCGGCGCCGTCATCGGGCAGCGCGTCGCGATAGACGATGCGCGCCTTGCCGGCGCGGGGACTGCTATCAGCGGCGGACATCAGTTCCTCCTGATGCGAAACGGGCTTGATCGAGATTCAACGTATCAGAGCTCACTTCATCAGAGCTCACTTCATCAAAGCTCGCTGCCAGCGGATGTTCGCCGGTAGTCATGCCGGGCTCACGCACCAGCTGGCAGGTAGCGAGGCCGGCCGCCCGGGCGGCGTCGAGTTCGGCGACGACGTCCGACAAAAAGAGAATCTCCTCCGGCGCCCGGCCGATCGCCTCGACGATCCGCCTATAGCTCTCGGCCTCGCGCTTAGGGCCGGTAGTGGTATCGAAATAGCCTGAGAACAGTGGCGTGAGATCGCCAAGATCGCTATGACCGAACAGCAGCCGCTGGGCCTGCACCGAGCCCGAGGAATAGACGTAAAGCTCGCACCCTGCCGCCTGCCAGCGCATCAGCGCCTCGGCGGCGTCGGGATAGACGTGGCCGGTGAAGTCCCCGGCCTGATACCCGGCCTCCCAGACCATGCCCTGCAACGCCTTGAGCGGCGTGGCCTTGCGGTCCTCTTGAATCCAGCCCTCGAGAATGGCGATCAGCCGCTCAAGGTCCGCGTCGGGTTCAGCGGCCTCCTCGCGGGTCGCTTCGAGCTGCCTGGCGACCTCGGCCTGCTGGTGGTGATGGCGAACGAAATCACCCAGCTGCCGGCGAGCATAGGGGAAGAGCACCTCATGGACGAAAGCGATCGAGCCGGTGGTACCCTCGATGTCGGTGACGATGGCGCGAATCATGCCACGCTCCCCGATTCCGACTGAGCGGCATCTCCCCTGCCGGTCGGCAGGGCCTCGAAGCGCGGGAAGCGTGCGGCGATGGTCTCACCGGTAAAGTTCGCCACCCAGCCCTCGGGATTGGTGAACAGGCGGATGGCAGTGAAGTGCGGCGCCGGCCCCATATCGAACCAGTGCGGCGTGCCCGCCGGCACCGACATCAAATCGCCCTCGGTGCAGCCCACCGCATAGACCCGCGCGCCCAGATGCAGGTAGAAGACCCCTTCGCCGCGCACGAAGAAGCGTACCTCGTCCTCGCTGTGGCGATGCTCGTCGAGGAACTTGGCGCGCAGCGCATCCTTGTCCGGGTGCTCAGGCGTCAAACCGATCACGTCGGCGGTGGCAAAGCCGTTGTCGGCCTTGAGGTGCCCGACCTCCTCAGCGTATGCCGTCAGCACCACCTCGGGGTCAGCGTCGGGGGCCAGGTCGGCCTTGGTGGCCCAGCGCTCGAAGCGAATGCCGTGAGCCGCGAGTTCGGCGGCGATGCGTTCACCGTCGTGAGTGGTCAGCAGCGGCTGGTCCGGGTCATGTTCGTGGTAGACGTTAAGAAAGCTCATGGCAGTGCTCCATCGGGCAAGGCGAGCGGGCAGGCCGCGACCTGCCGTATCGTGGGCCGCCCCGCTCAGCGGGTGCGGCGCATCATCAGTTCACAGTCGAAGAGGAAATCCAGCGCCTCGACTTGGCGCAGGCAGCCGGCCATGTCTCCCGCCCAAGTGTAGAGGCCGTGACCGCGGATCAGGTAGGCGCGGGTGTCGAGACCTCGCAGGCGCACGCGCACCCTTTCCGCCAGCGCGGCGATGTCTTGGTCATTGTCGACGACGGGCACCGCCAGTGCCGTGTCGTGGCGGGTCACGCCCTCGATCGCCTTCTGCAGCTCGAACCCCTCGAGCCACAGGGTATCGCCCTCGATCAGGCGCGACAGCACGGTGGCGGCCCGGGAATGGGTGTGCAGCACGGCGCCGGCCTCGGGCCGGTCCTGGTAGAGCTGGCCATGCAGGCGTGCCTCGTCCGACGGCTTCTGTGGGCTGCCAAGCGGCGTAACGGCGAAGTCGGTGACCATGACATCAGCCGGCACCAACCGCCCCTTGTGGCGCCCCGAGGCCGTCACCGCCATGTGAGTCTCATCCAGGCGCACCGAAAAATTGCCGCCGGTGGCCGGCACCTGGCCGGCCCGGTACAGCTCGCCACCGGCGGCCACGATGGCCTGCTGGGCGCGGGCCAGTTGCTCGAGATCGATCACCGCTGTGTCTCCCGTGAATATGCCGCCAGCCTACCGAAGGCTCGCGTCGCCGCCAATCCTCATGACAGCGCAAAATGGAGCACCGTGCGCCGCCCACACAGGCACGGCATAATGGCGGCCATGAATCCTCCTTCTGCATCCAACGCCGACACCTTCGCCCTCTCGCCCATCGGGCGCATCGAGAGCGACTACCCGGACAAGTTCGGCATCCCCCGTCAGCCGGGACTGGCGCCGGCCGCCCACGCCCGCCTGGTGCTGCTGCCACCCTATGACGACCCGCTCAGCGTGCGCGGCCTCGAGGCCTTCAGCCACCTGTGGCTGACCTTCGTCTTTCACCATAGCCCCGAGCGCTGGTCGCCGCTGGTGCGTCCACCGCGCCTGGGTGGCAACGCCAAGGTCGGGGTCTTTGCCAGCCGCAGCACCCACCGGCCTAATCGCCTGGGGCTGTCGCTGGTCGAACTCAAAGGCATCGACATCTCTCAAGGCGGCGTGGCCCTGGCGCTTTCCGGTCACGACCTGCTCGACGGCACCCCGGTACTCGACATCAAACCCTACCTGCCCTGGGCAGAGGCGCGTCATGACGCCAGGGCCGGTTTCGCCCCCGCCGCCCCGCCCCAGTGCCCGGTCGACTTTTCCGCAGAGGCCGAGGCGATACTGGCCAAGCGCGAAGACGCCGCCTCGCTGCGCGCCCTGATCGGCCAGGTGCTGGCCCAGGACCCCCGCCCCGCCTATCGCAAGGGCGCCGAGTCACGTATCTACGGGGTAAGGCTGCGCGATGTCGATGTGCGCTTTCGCGCCCTGGCCAATGCGGCAGGCGAGACGCGCCTGGAGGTGGTCGAGATCGTGGCGGTGTAAACATCGGCTACCGGGAGGGGCGCCAGGGGCAGGTCGTAGAGGGGTTCGATTCCAGGGATGGAATCGTTAGCGCCCAGGGAAGGGTTCAAAGCGCCCCTCGTAGACCTGCCGATGGACAGCCCCTTGGCCCCAAGCCACAAAGACATCCCGGCATGACGAGAGAAACGACGAAGGGCCCCGTAAGGCCCTTCGTTCGGCATGGCGTGTTGGCCGCCTCAGTCGAAGCTGATACCGATACGACGGCCTACTTCCTCATAGGCCTCGATCACACCGCCAAGGCCCTGGCGGAAGCGGTCCTTGTCGAGCTTCTCGCGGGTCTTGGCATCCCACAGGCGGCAACCGTCCGGCGAGAACTCGTCGCCGAGCACGATCTGGCCCTTGAAGACGCCAAACTCGAGCTTGTAGTCGACCAGCAGCATGCCGCCTTCTTCGAACAGCGCCTTGAGCACATCGTTGACCTTGTAGGTCAGCGCCTTCATTTCCTTGAGCTG
Above is a window of Halomonas sp. I5-271120 DNA encoding:
- the nadC gene encoding carboxylating nicotinate-nucleotide diphosphorylase, yielding MHYHEALAEEIRTSAARLLAEDVGPGDITAQLIPERQWASARVITREDAVLCGVAFVDELFRRLDSRVTLNWQHADGDRLAAGDTLLELEGPARSLLTGERAALNLLQTLSGTATRTRAYVDLIEDTGVRLLDTRKTLPGLRLAQKYAVTCGGGYNHRVGLYDAFLIKENHIAACGGIAAAVKEARDIAKDLPVEVEVETFEELDQALAASADVVMLDNFSLDDLREAVRRGSGRATLEASGNVSDATLRSIAETGVDCISSGALTKDVQSIDLSMRILKTETR
- a CDS encoding GNAT family N-acetyltransferase, which translates into the protein MSAADSSPRAGKARIVYRDALPDDGADQAEVFHHAVMQGAAEHYSVEQRRAWASVLPREGSAWAARQLLHPTLVAACDGRCVGFLEIGQGGDGEGRIETLYVWPSLARRGIGSTLLVHAERVFREQGLARVRIDASLMLAPRLIQRGWSQEGEEWVERGGEQLPRIRLVKRLDLVET
- the mtnC gene encoding acireductone synthase, with amino-acid sequence MIRAIVTDIEGTTGSIAFVHEVLFPYARRQLGDFVRHHHQQAEVARQLEATREEAAEPDADLERLIAILEGWIQEDRKATPLKALQGMVWEAGYQAGDFTGHVYPDAAEALMRWQAAGCELYVYSSGSVQAQRLLFGHSDLGDLTPLFSGYFDTTTGPKREAESYRRIVEAIGRAPEEILFLSDVVAELDAARAAGLATCQLVREPGMTTGEHPLAASFDEVSSDEVSSDTLNLDQARFASGGTDVRR
- a CDS encoding acireductone dioxygenase; protein product: MSFLNVYHEHDPDQPLLTTHDGERIAAELAAHGIRFERWATKADLAPDADPEVVLTAYAEEVGHLKADNGFATADVIGLTPEHPDKDALRAKFLDEHRHSEDEVRFFVRGEGVFYLHLGARVYAVGCTEGDLMSVPAGTPHWFDMGPAPHFTAIRLFTNPEGWVANFTGETIAARFPRFEALPTGRGDAAQSESGSVA
- a CDS encoding methylthioribulose 1-phosphate dehydratase, producing the protein MIDLEQLARAQQAIVAAGGELYRAGQVPATGGNFSVRLDETHMAVTASGRHKGRLVPADVMVTDFAVTPLGSPQKPSDEARLHGQLYQDRPEAGAVLHTHSRAATVLSRLIEGDTLWLEGFELQKAIEGVTRHDTALAVPVVDNDQDIAALAERVRVRLRGLDTRAYLIRGHGLYTWAGDMAGCLRQVEALDFLFDCELMMRRTR
- the tsaA gene encoding tRNA (N6-threonylcarbamoyladenosine(37)-N6)-methyltransferase TrmO — protein: MNPPSASNADTFALSPIGRIESDYPDKFGIPRQPGLAPAAHARLVLLPPYDDPLSVRGLEAFSHLWLTFVFHHSPERWSPLVRPPRLGGNAKVGVFASRSTHRPNRLGLSLVELKGIDISQGGVALALSGHDLLDGTPVLDIKPYLPWAEARHDARAGFAPAAPPQCPVDFSAEAEAILAKREDAASLRALIGQVLAQDPRPAYRKGAESRIYGVRLRDVDVRFRALANAAGETRLEVVEIVAV